Proteins from a single region of Pangasianodon hypophthalmus isolate fPanHyp1 chromosome 7, fPanHyp1.pri, whole genome shotgun sequence:
- the LOC117597634 gene encoding uncharacterized protein LOC117597634, translated as MNAVSGFIFLLSLIAYCHFFPLTEFDIDFQEIQKFEKSYRHCPNNCKEPMEPECQCLSIPHTMNCTGQVIEHGLRKLNLVCNSSDTGTHGTCRILERLKNLVTTDQTPQCLCGTRVSQNCILDYIRRVYQISQSRKL; from the exons ATGAATGCTGTTTCAGGCTTCATCTTTTTGCTGTCGTTGATTGCATATTGTCACTTTTTTCCATTGACAGAGTTTGACATAGACTTCCAAGAAATtcaaaaatttgaaaaatcatACCGG CACTGTCCAAATAACTGCAAAGAGCCAATG GAACCTGAATGCCAGTGTCTCTCCATTCCCCACACAATG aactgcACTGGTCAGGTTATTGAACATGGACTACGCAAACTAAACTTGGTTTGCAATAGTTCTGACACAGGAACACACGGCACATGTCGAATCCTTGAAAGACTAAAG AATCTTGTGACCACTGACCAAACACCCCAGTGTCTGTGTGGGACCCGAGTATCTCAGAACTGCATTTTGGATTACATCAGAAGAGTGTACCAAATTTCACAATCAAGAAAACTCTAG